A part of Pseudomonas lutea genomic DNA contains:
- the mraY gene encoding phospho-N-acetylmuramoyl-pentapeptide-transferase, which yields MLLLLAEYLQQFYKGFAVFQYLTLRGILGVLTALSLSLCLGPWMIRALQSKQIGQSVRNDGPQSHLSKSGTPTMGGALILSAIGIATLLWADLSNRYVWVVLIVTLLFGAIGWVDDYRKVIEKNSRGLPSRWKYFWQSVFGLGAAIFLYMTAQSPVETTLLIPMLKDFSIPLGIGFVVLTYFVIVGSSNAVNLTDGLDGLAIMPTVMVGGALGIFCYLSGNVKFAEYLLIPYVPGAGELIVFCGALIGAGLGFLWFNTYPAQVFMGDVGALALGAALGTIAVIVRQEIVLFIMGGVFVMETLSVVIQVASFKLTGRRVFRMAPIHHHFELKGWPEPRVIVRFWIITVILVLVGLATLKLR from the coding sequence ATGCTGCTGCTGCTGGCCGAGTATCTGCAACAGTTCTACAAAGGCTTTGCGGTCTTTCAGTACCTGACCCTGCGCGGGATCCTTGGCGTGCTCACCGCACTGTCGCTGTCCCTGTGCCTGGGCCCGTGGATGATCCGCGCCCTGCAGAGCAAACAGATCGGCCAATCCGTGCGTAACGACGGTCCTCAGTCACACCTGTCCAAGTCGGGCACGCCGACCATGGGCGGCGCGCTGATTCTGTCGGCGATCGGTATCGCCACACTTCTCTGGGCTGACCTGAGCAACCGCTATGTGTGGGTTGTGCTGATCGTCACGCTGCTGTTTGGCGCGATCGGCTGGGTAGACGACTACCGCAAAGTGATCGAGAAGAACTCGCGAGGTCTGCCGAGCCGCTGGAAGTATTTCTGGCAATCGGTGTTCGGTCTGGGTGCAGCCATCTTCCTTTATATGACTGCGCAATCGCCGGTGGAAACCACGCTGCTGATCCCGATGCTCAAGGACTTCAGCATCCCGCTGGGGATTGGTTTCGTCGTGCTGACCTACTTCGTGATCGTCGGCTCAAGCAATGCCGTGAACCTCACGGATGGCCTGGACGGTCTGGCGATCATGCCAACCGTGATGGTCGGCGGGGCGCTGGGGATCTTCTGCTACCTGTCGGGCAACGTGAAATTCGCCGAATACCTGCTGATTCCCTATGTGCCAGGGGCGGGCGAGCTGATTGTCTTCTGTGGCGCGTTGATTGGTGCGGGGCTGGGCTTTCTCTGGTTCAACACCTATCCGGCGCAAGTCTTCATGGGCGATGTCGGCGCGCTGGCGCTGGGCGCGGCGCTGGGCACCATCGCAGTCATCGTTCGCCAGGAAATCGTGCTGTTCATCATGGGTGGGGTCTTTGTAATGGAGACCCTGTCAGTCGTCATTCAGGTCGCATCGTTTAAGTTGACCGGCCGCCGCGTTTTTCGCATGGCACCGATCCATCACCACTTTGAACTCAAGGGCTGGCCCGAGCCGCGTGTGATCGTCCGTTTCTGGATCATCACCGTGATTCTGGTGTTGGTCGGCCTTGCTACGTTGAAACTGAGGTAA
- the murD gene encoding UDP-N-acetylmuramoyl-L-alanine--D-glutamate ligase has product MSLIASDHFRIVVGLGKSGMSLVRFLANRGVSFAVADTREHPPELETLRRDYPQLEVRCGELDVEFLCRADELYVSPGLALATPALQQAAMRGVKLSGDIELFARNAKAPIVAISGSNAKSTVTTLVGEMAAAAGKRVAVGGNLGTPALDLLSDDVDLYVMELSSFQLETTDQLGAEVATVLNISEDHMDRYSGLPAYHLAKHRIFRGARQVVVNRQDALTRPLIGEGVPCWTFGLNKPDRNGFGLREENGEKYLAFQFDNLMPVRELKIRGGHNQANALAALALGHAVGLPFDAMLSSLKTFAGLVHRCQWLRERNGVNYYDDSKATNVGAALAAIEGLGADIDGKLVLIAGGDGKGADFTPLKAPVAAHCRAVVLLGRDADLLAATFGDSVPLVRVTTLEEAVQRAADIAREGDAVLLSPACASLDMFKNFEERGQLFARAVGDLS; this is encoded by the coding sequence TTGTCACTGATCGCTTCTGACCACTTCCGCATCGTTGTCGGCCTCGGCAAGAGCGGCATGTCCCTGGTTCGCTTTCTGGCGAACCGGGGCGTGTCGTTTGCTGTCGCCGATACGCGGGAGCATCCGCCAGAGCTTGAGACATTGCGCCGCGATTACCCGCAGCTCGAAGTGCGTTGTGGTGAGCTGGACGTTGAATTTCTGTGCCGTGCCGACGAGCTGTATGTCAGCCCCGGCCTGGCGCTGGCGACCCCGGCATTGCAGCAAGCCGCCATGCGCGGCGTGAAGCTTTCCGGTGATATCGAACTGTTCGCTCGCAACGCCAAGGCCCCGATTGTGGCCATTAGCGGTTCGAACGCAAAAAGCACCGTCACTACACTGGTGGGCGAGATGGCGGCAGCAGCCGGCAAGCGCGTGGCGGTCGGCGGCAATCTCGGTACCCCGGCGCTGGACCTGCTCAGCGACGATGTGGACCTGTATGTCATGGAGCTGTCGAGCTTCCAGCTGGAGACCACCGATCAACTGGGCGCCGAAGTTGCCACTGTGCTCAACATCAGCGAAGACCACATGGACCGCTATAGCGGGCTGCCGGCTTATCACCTGGCCAAGCACCGGATCTTCCGGGGTGCGCGTCAGGTGGTGGTCAACCGTCAGGACGCGCTGACCCGTCCGTTGATTGGCGAAGGCGTGCCGTGCTGGACGTTTGGTTTGAACAAGCCCGACCGTAACGGCTTCGGTTTGCGCGAAGAGAACGGCGAGAAGTATCTGGCCTTCCAGTTCGACAACCTGATGCCGGTCCGTGAATTGAAGATTCGTGGCGGCCATAACCAGGCCAATGCCCTGGCCGCTTTGGCGCTGGGCCATGCGGTGGGTCTTCCGTTTGACGCGATGCTGTCCAGCCTCAAGACATTCGCCGGTCTGGTTCATCGCTGCCAATGGCTGCGGGAGCGTAACGGCGTGAATTACTACGACGACTCGAAAGCGACCAACGTCGGTGCCGCGCTGGCAGCCATTGAAGGGCTGGGTGCGGACATCGACGGCAAGCTGGTGCTGATTGCCGGCGGCGATGGCAAGGGCGCGGATTTTACCCCGCTGAAAGCCCCGGTTGCTGCCCATTGCCGCGCGGTCGTTCTGCTGGGCCGCGATGCGGATTTGCTCGCCGCGACCTTCGGCGATTCGGTGCCATTGGTACGCGTCACTACATTGGAAGAAGCCGTGCAACGTGCTGCTGATATCGCTCGGGAAGGGGACGCTGTGTTGCTGTCGCCGGCCTGCGCAAGCCTGGACATGTTCAAGAATTTCGAAGAGCGCGGACAACTGTTCGCCCGGGCCGTGGGGGACTTGTCATGA